The Balneola vulgaris DSM 17893 DNA window CAACTATGATGGTGTTTTAGCGATGTATCATGATCAAGGGTTGGCGCCTTTTAAAGCTTTATCCTTTGGTAAAGGAATAAATTTTTCTGCGGGTTTACCGATAATTCGCACATCACCAGACCATGGAACAGCTTTTAATATTGCTGGAACAGGCAAAGCAGATCCATCGTCATTTTTACAAGCTTATAATTTAGCCGTTGAACTAGCTCAATTAAACTCTTCTAAATGAAACAAACAGCACCCTATTCATATTTAGCTCCACTTTATGACAAACTAATGGAAGATGTGGATTATGAGGCATGGGCAGATTATATCGATGAGATTATTCAAGAACATGCCCCTGAATCAACTTATTTGTTAGAACTTGCATGTGGCACTGGGTCTGTTTCTTTATCGCTCGATGAATTGGGTTACTATCGCATTTTAGCTACTGACCTATCTCCTGAGATGATTGAAGTAGCCATAAAAAAAGGAATTGAGCAAAACTCCTCGGTAAAGTTCAAACCCATGAACTTTTTGAATATCCGAACTGAACGCGAGTATGATGTGATATTTTCAGTATTCGATAGTGTGAACTATTTGCATTCAGAACGGGATATCTTAAAAATGCTAGAGGGATGTGAACGGGCTTTAAAGCATGAAGGATTACTCATTTTTGATTTCAGTACCCCTCGGAATTCTTTGGAAGCGGTAGATTATTTAAATAATGAAGAAGGCTCCACCGCTGATTTTAGGTATTTCAGAACTAGTAACTATGATCCTCATCTTAAAATTCATACCAACAGCTTCAATATTGAGCGGTTGTCAACCGACAAAAAGAACATAATTGGTAATTATTTAGAAGAGCATAAGCAGAAGATTTATACTTTAGATGAAATGCTGTTAATTTTGAAACAAACGCCCTATCATCTAGTTGCAAAATATGGAGATTTCGACCTCGACGAGGCCGATGAAAATAGTGCACGCATAACCTTAGTACTTAAATGTCAGAAACAGCAGTAATTGAATTACGAGGCGTAAGCCTAAGTTTTGAGAATCGCAGAATACTCAACAACATAAATTTTAAACTGCATAATGGTGAATTTACCTATTTGATAGGTACCACCGGTATCGGTAAAAGTTCGTTTTTAAAATTGCTATACCGAGACATTGTTCCAGATACGGGCTCAGTTCGCGTTACCGATTATCCTGTAAATAAGATCAGTATGAAAGAAGTGCCTATGCTTCGCAGAAGATTAGGTATTGTATTTCAAGATTTTCAGCTTCTACAAGATCGCAATGTATTTGATAATGTAGCATTTGCTCTTCAAGTAACAGGCGAAAAAACGAAATTTATAAAACAACGCGTTCTAGAAGTGCTTACAATGGTCGGGCTAAGCCACCGAAGAAAGCATATGCCAAGTGACCTATCTGGGGGTGAACAGCAGCGTGTTGTGATTGCAAGAGCACTAGCAAATGAGCCTCGTATTTTATTAGCTGATGAGCCAACTGGAAACTTAGATCCTGGTGCTAGTAAAGACATTATGGAGCTTCTAAAGCAAATCAACAATCGCGGGATGGCTGTCTTAATGATCACCCACGATTATGCATTGGTAAAGAAATACCCCTTTAGAACGGTGCGAATTATTGATGGTGAACTGCAAGAGTTACAATGGAAAGGCGATAAATTAATCCCAGTTAAAACTCAATAACCCTTTAGTAATATGAATCAAGCCCAACTAACACAGGCCATTAAAACCCGTGCCTTACAGTTAGGTTTTGATGCGTGTGGTTTTGCCAAGGTTGAGTTCATGGAAGATGAAGCTCGCCGTTTAGAAGAATGGCTGAATCAAAAAAGGAATGCATCCATGCAGTGGATGGAAAATCATTTCGATAAACGGGTCCACCCAGGTTTACTCGTTCCAGGTGCTAAAACAGTGGTATCTGTATTGGCAAGTTATCATCACCCCTCCCATCGCCAACAGTATGATGCACATGAAATGAAGATTGCAAAGTATGCGCATGGTCGTGATTACCATAAAGTGCTCAAGAGCAATCTAAAGAAGCTCTTTCAATACATTGGTGAAATCAATGGTGGTGTTGAAGGTCGTTTTTTTACAGATTCAGCGCCTGTTCTTGATAAAGCTTGGGCAGTACGAGCGGGTTTAGGCTGGATTGGTAAACATTCCAATTTAATCAATAAAGAATTGGGCTCTTATCTATTCATTGGAGAGCTAATTATTGATATACCATTAAGCTATAGCCAAACGGAAACCGATCACTGCGGTACATGCACGCGATGCATAGATGCATGCCCTACAAATGCGATATACGAGCCTTACCGTGTGGATGCAACTAAATGTATATCTTATCTAACCATAGAGCATAGAGAGTCATTTAATGATTCTCAAAAAGAAATGCTCAACAATTGGATCTTTGGTTGCGATATTTGCCAAGATGTGTGTCCATGGACCCGCCATTCCCAAATCTCTAATTTTGTAGACCTTCACCCCAGAGAGCGAGTGACTTCAATGACGAATGAGCAATGGGAATTACTTACCCCTGAGCAGTTTGATCAAATATTCGAAGGAAGTGCCGTAAAGCGAACTAAATATTCAGGACTTTCAAGAAATATAAAGGCCGTTAAAGAGAAAGGGATTTAAATCCGTTGCTTAAAAAGTCTCTTTTTTCTCGATAAGGGCCTTATATAGAAGCTCACGTGCTCTAAAAATATGAGCTTTTACAGTGCCTAGTGGCAGATCCAACTCATCCGATATCTCTTGGTAACTCAATTCGTCCATATGACGCATTTGAATCACCGCTTTATACTTCTCAGGTAGCGCATCTATAGCTTCGTGAACTATTTGTTTACGTTGCTTTTTCATTACCTGCTTATCCGTTGCGAACGACTCATCTGGCAACTGAATCTCAAACTCCCCATCTTTTGTTTTATAGGGGTCGTTTATAGAAAGCGTTTGAAGCTTCTTCTTTCGCAGGTAATCGATGGTGTGGTTTGTAGCAATACGATACAACCATGTTGAAAACGCATACTCGTTGCTGTACGTAGAAAGGTTGTTGAACGCCTTCATAAACACCTCTTGTACTAAATCTTCAACCAGCTCCTGCTCTTTGATCATTTTGCGAATGTGAAAATAGATCGGGCGATCATATTTATTCACAAGATCTTTATAAGCGGACTCGTCGCCACTTAGAGCACGAGAAACGAATTTATCATCCTCTATACTGCTTGCAGAGGCATTTTCGCGGGGTGATGTAGCTTTATTTTCTGAGATAGTGTTCGACATTAACTGAAAAAGTATGGTGCGCTAAAATACAAAGCTTCGCGTAAATGAAAATCCTTTTTTCATAAAAGTTTAATCGGCTGTTGCAAAGAGTGAACTAAGCACACCATGGCGAATCCCACCTGTTGAAACCATAATCTCGTCTAGATTATAGAAGTTTAGAAATTCTTCTAGAATCAATAGTCCAGCTAAGAAAATATCTTCTCTTCCTTTTAGGATTGTTGGACTTATTTCAAGGAGTTGTTCATGTGTATGTAAGCTAAATAACTCAATTCCTTTTTTGAGTTTTTCTCGCTTGATAACATGCATGTTTATTTTTTCAGCATCATAGTCTTCTACTTGAAGATCGATAGCTGCTAATGAGGTTAGAGTTCCAGCTACACCTACAGCTTTAACCCCTCTCTTGGTTTTAAACTTCTTGGATTCAAGTAACTCTCGAATAGCTTCACGACATTCTTGAATTTGTTCTTGGAATGGTGGGTCTTGAGTTAAAAACCGTTCTGAAAATCGTACACATCCCATATCGTAGGAATGTCCTTCCAAAAGGTCTCCTTTTCGACCTAGTGCTAATTCTGTACTTCCACCACCAATATCTAAAACAAACACATCTTGATTGGTTTCGATATCAATAACTGAAATAGCTCCTTGAAAGGTATATCGAGCTTCGTTATCTCCAGATACTAAAATGATATTGTAGCCTGTTTCCTGTTTAACTTGCTCAATGAATGCATCTCGATTAGAAGCATCCCGCACAGCACTTGTTGCCGTAACCGTTACGTCGTCTACAAGTGGGTATTCACTTTCAATAATTTGTTTGTACTCCTTCAATACAGCAATAACTCTTGCTATACTCTCTGAGTGAAGTGTTTTATCCGCGTCTACTCCTTTCCCTAATCGAGGCATACGCTGTTCTTCGTGGTGTACAATTACTTTACCCTGATCAGTTTCACCAATCAAAAGTAATACGGTATTGGTTCCTATGTCTATCGCTGCTTTCATGCTTTAAATAGAAGGGCGATCCACTCGCCTAATTGTTTAGTTTGAATATGATTTAATGCCTTTAAAGATGACTGCGACAATATTGTTTGTTCATCATCTTCAAGCAAGCCCGAAAGTAAAATTCTTCCATTTGGTTTTAAATATTTTAGTAGCTCTGGTATGAGCTCTATAAGTGCGTTCCTATTAATGTTGGCGAGTATCAAGTCATAGCTCGCATCAGTAGGTATCGTTTCAATGGATCCTAACTCTACATTAAAATTCTTTACTTGGTTGAGTTGCACATTTTCATTGCAATTATCCTCACTCCATTCATCGATATCGAAGCCAAAAACCGATTCTGCACCTAGCTTAAGAGCGCCTATACCCAGTATTCCAGTACCGGTACCTGCATCTAATACAACATCATGTTCTTCAACTATATCAGGTAACCATTCAAGAATAAGTCGCGTTGTAGCATGATAACCAGTACCAAAAGCCATTTTAGGATCAATAAGTAACTCTACTAAATCTGAGTTATCTGGTAGTGGTTCACCCCATGTTGGGCGAACATAAAACTTCCCAATTGCCTGAGGTTGAATAGATTGTTCCCATTTCTGGTTCCAATTTTGTGGGTTTACTAACTCCTCTTCAATAAGATGAGAATCGTGAAATCTGACAAGTATCTGTTCAATTTCCTCTCGCTTTACATCATCGAATCTATTAGCCGGAACTGAAGCAATCACCTTGTTATTTTCTTGTTCAAAGCCTTCAAAATCTAACTCAAATAATTCAGCTATTAATAGTTCGTGATAATCGTCTTTGATCGCAATATGTAGTCGGATATAATCCATTAAATTCTGTTGTAAATAAGTTCTAGTAATACGTCACCTACAGCCTGTAGAGTCTGCTTGTCGATTATGGACATGTTATCACGATGAGTGTGCCAATAATCTGGAAAACGAATGTTCCCATCTGCACCTACTGTATGATTGATAATATCAATCATTGGAATTCCTGCTTCTTGGTTTACGATGTAATGATCATCGAGTACACTTGCACCTGGTTCATCTAGAAAGATATCGCCATAACCCTTATCGGCCGCAATATTCCAAATCTCATCCATTAGATTAGGCGCATACCTTGTAGAATAATCTTCTTTAGGAAACACCGCATATTCGGCTCCTACCATATCTAAAAGGATTCCAAACCTGGGACTATAACCCGGTACTGGTGGATTATTTGCCCAATGCCTAGAACCAAGGAAGTAATTTTGAAGATCACCAGAACTACCATAATCTTCGCCGTCAAATAAAACAATATCAACGCCAACGGGCGGTGGGTTTTCTGAGAATATGCGTGCCAATTCTACTAAAACTCCTACTCCACTTGCACCATCATCAGCACCTAAAATAAAATCTGATGTCCGTGCTGTATCTTGATCAGCTCTAGGCCTCGTATCCCAATGGGCACTCAGCATGATTCGATCAGTAGCTGAAGTATTAAATGCGGCTATAATATTTGCCATCTCAAGGTTTTTACCATAAACCTCTTTGCTAAATTCTTGTGAAAACACACTATTCTGCCCAGCATAAGTTCTAAACTTTTGCTCTAAATAAGCTCTTGTTTGTGCATGCCCATAGGTGCCTGGTACTCGTGGACCAAAATTTACCTGTACTTCTGTAAATACATACGCTGAATCACTCGAAAAAGCCGGAACAGCATTATTTTTATCTTTAAAAGTAAGTCCCTCTTTTTGAGAACATGCCGAAACTAAGCAAGCAGTAACGAAAAGGAGTAATGTTAATTTATTCATCTCTATGAACCATGGTTGGGGAAGATTGATATACCGGGTAAATGATAGTATCCATTATATTTACATGTGCAGGACGATTGGCAACAAAAGTAATAATTTCAGCGATATCTTCAGCCACTAATGGCTTCAGTCCAGCGTATACCGAATCAGCTTTACTTACATCACCTTTAAAGCGAACTTGGCTAAATTCTGTTTCAACTAATCCTGGTGAAACCATACTAACTCTTACATTGGTACCATGAAGATCTTTTTTTGTAGCCTCTGTAATTGCTTTAACTGCGTGTTTCGAAGCACAATATACCACTCCACCTGCATAAGCCTCATGAGCAGCTGTAGAACTGATATTTATAATATGTCCTTCATTTCTACTTCTCATTTGTGGAGAAATTAGCTTTGTGAGTGTTAATAGTGCTTTCACATTCACACTAAACATTTGCTCAACATCGCTTTCTTGTAGGGCATAGACTGGATCCACACCTAATGCTAAGCCTGCGTTGTTTACTAGTACATCAATAGGAGTATCGATGGAAGCCACAAAACGTTCACATGCTTGTGTGTCGGTTAAATCAAAGGCTTCAATTTTTACTGAGATCGAATATTTTGCCTCTAAGTCATCCTTTAAAGCTTTAAGTCGCTCTTCCCTTCTACCCGTTAGAATTAAATTCGCTTTTAGTGTGGCGAATTCTTCTGCGGTTGCTTTTCCTATGCCGGATGTAG harbors:
- the queG gene encoding tRNA epoxyqueuosine(34) reductase QueG, which translates into the protein MNQAQLTQAIKTRALQLGFDACGFAKVEFMEDEARRLEEWLNQKRNASMQWMENHFDKRVHPGLLVPGAKTVVSVLASYHHPSHRQQYDAHEMKIAKYAHGRDYHKVLKSNLKKLFQYIGEINGGVEGRFFTDSAPVLDKAWAVRAGLGWIGKHSNLINKELGSYLFIGELIIDIPLSYSQTETDHCGTCTRCIDACPTNAIYEPYRVDATKCISYLTIEHRESFNDSQKEMLNNWIFGCDICQDVCPWTRHSQISNFVDLHPRERVTSMTNEQWELLTPEQFDQIFEGSAVKRTKYSGLSRNIKAVKEKGI
- a CDS encoding SDR family NAD(P)-dependent oxidoreductase, which encodes MKNRLEQKTVLITGATSGIGKATAEEFATLKANLILTGRREERLKALKDDLEAKYSISVKIEAFDLTDTQACERFVASIDTPIDVLVNNAGLALGVDPVYALQESDVEQMFSVNVKALLTLTKLISPQMRSRNEGHIINISSTAAHEAYAGGVVYCASKHAVKAITEATKKDLHGTNVRVSMVSPGLVETEFSQVRFKGDVSKADSVYAGLKPLVAEDIAEIITFVANRPAHVNIMDTIIYPVYQSSPTMVHRDE
- a CDS encoding M28 family peptidase — translated: MNKLTLLLFVTACLVSACSQKEGLTFKDKNNAVPAFSSDSAYVFTEVQVNFGPRVPGTYGHAQTRAYLEQKFRTYAGQNSVFSQEFSKEVYGKNLEMANIIAAFNTSATDRIMLSAHWDTRPRADQDTARTSDFILGADDGASGVGVLVELARIFSENPPPVGVDIVLFDGEDYGSSGDLQNYFLGSRHWANNPPVPGYSPRFGILLDMVGAEYAVFPKEDYSTRYAPNLMDEIWNIAADKGYGDIFLDEPGASVLDDHYIVNQEAGIPMIDIINHTVGADGNIRFPDYWHTHRDNMSIIDKQTLQAVGDVLLELIYNRI
- a CDS encoding Ppx/GppA phosphatase family protein; the protein is MKAAIDIGTNTVLLLIGETDQGKVIVHHEEQRMPRLGKGVDADKTLHSESIARVIAVLKEYKQIIESEYPLVDDVTVTATSAVRDASNRDAFIEQVKQETGYNIILVSGDNEARYTFQGAISVIDIETNQDVFVLDIGGGSTELALGRKGDLLEGHSYDMGCVRFSERFLTQDPPFQEQIQECREAIRELLESKKFKTKRGVKAVGVAGTLTSLAAIDLQVEDYDAEKINMHVIKREKLKKGIELFSLHTHEQLLEISPTILKGREDIFLAGLLILEEFLNFYNLDEIMVSTGGIRHGVLSSLFATAD
- the prmA gene encoding 50S ribosomal protein L11 methyltransferase, whose translation is MDYIRLHIAIKDDYHELLIAELFELDFEGFEQENNKVIASVPANRFDDVKREEIEQILVRFHDSHLIEEELVNPQNWNQKWEQSIQPQAIGKFYVRPTWGEPLPDNSDLVELLIDPKMAFGTGYHATTRLILEWLPDIVEEHDVVLDAGTGTGILGIGALKLGAESVFGFDIDEWSEDNCNENVQLNQVKNFNVELGSIETIPTDASYDLILANINRNALIELIPELLKYLKPNGRILLSGLLEDDEQTILSQSSLKALNHIQTKQLGEWIALLFKA
- a CDS encoding RNA polymerase sigma factor codes for the protein MSNTISENKATSPRENASASSIEDDKFVSRALSGDESAYKDLVNKYDRPIYFHIRKMIKEQELVEDLVQEVFMKAFNNLSTYSNEYAFSTWLYRIATNHTIDYLRKKKLQTLSINDPYKTKDGEFEIQLPDESFATDKQVMKKQRKQIVHEAIDALPEKYKAVIQMRHMDELSYQEISDELDLPLGTVKAHIFRARELLYKALIEKKETF
- a CDS encoding class I SAM-dependent DNA methyltransferase, with product MKQTAPYSYLAPLYDKLMEDVDYEAWADYIDEIIQEHAPESTYLLELACGTGSVSLSLDELGYYRILATDLSPEMIEVAIKKGIEQNSSVKFKPMNFLNIRTEREYDVIFSVFDSVNYLHSERDILKMLEGCERALKHEGLLIFDFSTPRNSLEAVDYLNNEEGSTADFRYFRTSNYDPHLKIHTNSFNIERLSTDKKNIIGNYLEEHKQKIYTLDEMLLILKQTPYHLVAKYGDFDLDEADENSARITLVLKCQKQQ
- the ftsE gene encoding cell division ATP-binding protein FtsE, which gives rise to MSETAVIELRGVSLSFENRRILNNINFKLHNGEFTYLIGTTGIGKSSFLKLLYRDIVPDTGSVRVTDYPVNKISMKEVPMLRRRLGIVFQDFQLLQDRNVFDNVAFALQVTGEKTKFIKQRVLEVLTMVGLSHRRKHMPSDLSGGEQQRVVIARALANEPRILLADEPTGNLDPGASKDIMELLKQINNRGMAVLMITHDYALVKKYPFRTVRIIDGELQELQWKGDKLIPVKTQ